Within bacterium, the genomic segment GCCTATTATGAGTTTTGCTTTGGATAGGAGGAGATTATGGAGCAGAATTTAGTCCAACTGTTTAAAACTCGCTGGGAAGAGGTAAAAGAGATTGAAAAAATGGAGTTGCAAAATACACCATTTCAAGAAAAGTTCCTTCATCTAATACAATTGTTTTCATTTGGGAATAAATTGGGATTTAAGACAGAAGAAGATGAAACAGTAGATAAAGTCCGCGCCAGATGGGGTTATCTAAAGGAGATTTGGTGTGAAAAAGATAAAAGCACTTGAACCGTTTACTAAGGCATTGGACGCCGTTCAGAAACTCTTTGAGAATAATTCATATCAATGGATGATTCTTGGTGGTATAGCTGTGAGTATATTGGGTAAGCCAAGATTTACAAGGGATATAGATGCGGTGGCGTTGTTGGATATTAGTGATATCCCCTTATTTCTTGAAAGGGCAAAAGATATAGGATTAGAACCAAGAATCTCAGATGTAGAAGAATTTGCTAAAAAGTCAAGGGTGCTTTTACTATACCATAAAGAGACGTGTATTCCCATAGATATCTCGATGGGGATTTTGCCGTTTGAGGAAGAAACAATCAAAAGGAGTCAGATAGTCCAAATAGGTGATTTATCCCTGCATCTTCCCACGCCTGAGGACCTGATCATCTTTAAAGCAGTAGCAGATAGACCACAGGATATAATAGATATACAGGGGATAATTGAATCCCATCCACAACTGGATAGAAGGTATATCAAATACTGGGTAAAAGAATTTGCTGATGTCCTTGAAACACAAGAGATTTATGAAAGGATAAAGAAATTACTCTAATAAATCCGTAGGAGGAATAGATGAGCAGACCATATTACATATTTTCCAATGGTAGAATCAAACGGAAGGAAAATACCGTTTATATTGAGAATGAGCAGGGTGATAAGAAGGCAATTCCTATTGAGGATATTGATACTATCCATCTTTATGGAGAAATAGATTTAAATACAAAGTTGTTAAACTTCCTCTCCCAACAGAATAAGACCCTTCATATATATAACTATTACGGCTTTTATGCCGGGAGTTTTATGCCCAGGGATAGAAATGTATCCGGGGAATTAACCGTCAAACAAGTCCAATATTATCTGGACAATAAGAAACGCTATTTCCTTGCCTTTTGCTTTGTAGAAGGAGCAATATTCCATATCTTGAGAAATTTGAGGGAATATCCAAAGACAGAAGATTTCCAAAAATACATAGCCATAGAGCAATCTAAATCTTATGAGGCAAAAAACATTAGTGAACTTATGGGCTGTGAAGGAAGAATAAGGAATATCTACTATCAGGCATTTAATACCATTCTGAAAGATGATTTTACTATGGAAAAGAGAGAGAAAAGACCACCTACCAATCCCATTAATGCTCTTATCTCATTTGGAAACTCAATGATTTATTCAACGGTGCTTTCAGAGATATACCATACTCAACTTAATCCAACTATAAGCTATCTTCATGAACCAGGAGAGAGACGATATTCGTTAAGCCTTGATATTGCAGAAATATTTAAGCCGTTAATCATTGACCCAATTATTCTTAAGTTAATAAATAACCATATGATAAAACTTGAGGATTTTGAAGAGGATGTGAATTATTGCTATTTGAATGATAGCGGCAGGAAGAAATTCCTTAAAGAATTTGACCAAAAACTAACTACCACGATAAAACATCGTAAGATGAAGAGAAATGTATCCTACCGAACAATTATCCGGCTCGAGTGCTATAAATTGATAAAACATTTTTTAGGGGATGATGTTTATTCTCCATTTAAGGCCTGGTGGTAAAATGGCGTATTTAATAGTTACTTACGATATAGGGGAAGATAGAGTAAATAAAATAAGGAAGGTTTTAAAAAAATACTTTATGTGGGTTCAGAACTCAGTATTTGAGGGAGAGATTAGTGAAGGTAAACTTGAGCAATGCAGGAATGAGTTATCTAAGATTATTGCCAAAGAGAAGGACTCTGTTTATTTTTATCGGCTTGAAAATAAACTTAATTATCGCAAGACAATCTTAGGCATAGCCAAGGAGATTACGGATAATATTTTGTAGAGGGGAATTAATCATTGCATTGAACCTACTTTTGGGCATAAGATGCTTGAATCCTTTATGTAGCAATAGGTTACGAATGATTTCTTTTGCATTTCAAAAACGCGATTAGAGGTGTAATGCAAGAATATTCATTTTGGGGCTATTTTGTTTCAATATCTATTAGGTTAAACCAGTTGGTAATACAAGACTTAACCAAAAGTTATGGCCATTACCCTAATAGGTTTTATCTGAACCATGTGGGATATAAAGGAGATTATCCGGATGGCTCGGGTGATTACTCAGTTTCGTTTTATCTGAACCATGTGGGATATAAAGAAAAAGAAAACCAGGGGCGAACCCTGGTGGTGGCAGCGTTTTATCTGAACCATGTGGGATATAAAGTCGGTTGGGCAACGCAAGATTGGGGGAGGCTAAGAAAGTTTTATCTGAACCATGTGGGATATAAAGTCTGAGTAGCATTGTCTATCTTCTGTTTGCCGGTAAGTTTTATCTGAACCATGTGGGATATAAAGAAATGAAAGGAACTGGGCGGATGCTATAAAATACTCGTTTTATCTGAACCATGTGGGATATAAAGTGTAAATACTACACTTAAGTCAAGTTTACATAAGTTGTTTTATCTGAACCATGTGGGATATAAAGTCGGCATGTTTGGTAGATAGTAGGGGTAAAAGAATAAGTTTTATCTGAACCATGTGGGATATAAAGGATAATAATAAATCATTGGTATTAGATTGGCGGAGAGTTTTATCTGAACCATGTGGGATATAAAGATGATCTTGGAGGTCTTTCTCTTTTTCTTTTTTCTCGTTTTATCTGAACCATGTGGGATATAAAGTTGCCAGGATCTCACCACTCCCACTGAGGGGATAGCGTTTTATCTGAACCATGTGGGATATAAAGCTACAGCATATAGGGGGGCTAACTCGATGTATATGAGTTTTATCTGAACCATGTGGGATATAAAGGTGAATGGAGACTGCGTCGCCCAGCTCGATTTTTTCGTTTTATCTGAACCATGTGGGATATAAAGCTCATTTGTTACGGGTTATGTTTAGTCCTGATACCCGTTTTATCTGAACCATGTGGGATATAAAGACCCGTGAGATTATATCACCGCGCAGGCTCTCCCAGTTTTATCTGAACCATGTGGGATATAAAGTCCCCAAGCTTTAGCGTGGGATCGGAGCGGGGAAGCCGTTTTATCTGAACCATGTGGGATATAAAGAATGACCAAGATAAAGAACATTTTTGGGCTATTGGGCTGTTTTATCTGAACCATGTGGGATATAAAGGTAATTAGAATTAGCCGGGGGAATTTTTTTGAGCAGATGAGTTTTATCTGAACCATGTGGGATATAAAGTGCATCAATTAAACACACAAAAGGTCAACATGCTACTGTTTTATCTGAACCATGTGGGATATAAAGGGCAAAATAATACCTGTATCATCAATATTACCTTCAGTTTTATCTGAACCATGTGGGATATAAAGACCATCCCCTATTCAGGGTTATATCCAATGGTGCCGTTTTATCTGAACCATGTGGGATATAAAGTTTGAAGCTGTTAAAACAGCATTGAAACCTGGAGAGTTTTATCTGAACCATGTGGGATATAAAGGCGATAGGGAGTAATATAGTAGATATAGCATGGGGGTTTTATCTGAACCATGTGGGATATAAAGTTCTTAAATCTATTAGGGTTATTTCCTTAACTTTCGGTTTTATCTGAACCATGTGGGATATAAAGCAGGTAAAGTTTTTTCGGTCGATTTTTATGATGGAGTTTTATCTGAACCATGTGGGATATAAATATTATGTGCCCACAAATCCTCTGCAAACTTTTCCTAGTTTTATCTGAACCATGTGGGATATAAATAGCATATGTGGAACGTGGACTTGCTCCATAGGAAAAGTTTTATCTGAACCATGTGGGATATAAATTATGTTATTAGAAAAGGAATTGCAAAAAGTTATTCCGTTTTATCTGAACCATGTGGGATATAAATATCTATTATATTTTCTATCTGCTTATTATGGTTTAATGTTTTATCTGAACCATGTGGGATATAAATACGCTAACATAGCCACGCCCAGTGCCACCATAACCTGTTTTATCTGAACCATGTGGGATATAAATTTTGGTCAGGTGTCAGTAAAAGACACTAACAACAAGGTTTTATCTGAACCATGTGGGATATAAATATTCAGTACAGTGATTACTGGTTGTATTCGTTATTGGGTTTTATCTGAACCATGTGGGATATAAATATTNNNNNNNNNNNNNNNNNNNNNNNNNNNNNNNNNNNNNNNNNNNNNNNNNNNNNNNNNNNNNNNNNNNNNNNNNNNNNNNNNNNNNNNNNNNNNNNNNNNNTCTCTGGCACTGATAAGAGATGTATCTTCATCAGTTTTATCTGAACCATGTGGGATATAAAGTTCTCAGTTCGTTGAATAATAGCTTTTTGCACAGGGGTTTTATCTGAACCATGTGGGATATAAAGAGGAATTTACATCAGCAGGGCTAATACCAGCGGGACCGTTTTATCTGAACCATGTGGGATATAAAGCTTATTTTTGATAAGTGTATCGCAGGTCAAGTTGGAGTTTTATCTGAACCATGTGGGATATAAAGTTTAAATAATAGAGGATACCCTATTCAATTATCAAAGTTTTATCTGAACCATGTGGGATATAAAGAAAGAAAAATACCCGCATCTTCTATCCGCGGACACGTTTTATCTGAACCATGTGGGATATAAAGAAATTACTTACGAGGCGATGCTATCTGCAAAAGCGGGTTTTATCTGAACCATGTGGGATATAAAGATTTTAAATTCATTTAGTCCGTCTGTGTCCAGGCTCGTTTTATCTGAACCATGTGGGATATAAAGTATAGGCTCTCTAATTTTTTCAAATACTTCTCTTGAGTTTTATCTGAACCATGTGGGATATAAAGTGTGTCATCCTTACTATGGAACAATGCTTCTCCAGGTTTTATCTGAACCATGTGGGATATAAAGTTATTAATTACGATATTGTGGCTAAGTTCAGCTGGAGTTTATCTGAACCATGTGGGATATAAAGAATGGCACTTGGACGGGGACGGCGAGTAATCCCGAGTTTTATCTGAACCATGGAGATTGACCAGAGGTATCAAAGGATTGCATTTGAGGCATCTGTGCCAAATTCTGTTAAAAGGATACATTGGTTTGTCGATGATAAAAAGATTGCTTTGGTTGGAGCTTCCGAAAAGATATTTTACCAGCCGCAAGAGGGTAAACACAAGATTGTGTGTCTGGATGATGTCGGCAACTCATCGGAGATTTTTATTAAGGTGATTGACAAATGATATTAAAAACTAAAGTAACTATTCACCCTGTAGGAAAGTAAGAGAGTAGGAAAGTAGGAAAGGGGAGACATTGTCCCCAGAAGAGGAATACCGTGCACATCCTTTATCCCTTTCCTACTACCTACTTGCCTACTATTTCCTCCTGAAAGTAGGAAAGTAGGAGAGTAGGGAAGTAAGAAAGGTATTATCTAATTCTATCTAAAGATCTTAATTATCTGCCAGATTTTCAATCCATTTGGGATATATCTGAAGAAGTGAGTAGGATGCTTATAGGTTTAATCAAATCAATTAAGAGTAAAATAGTATGAAGTATTTTCCCCCTTTCCTACTTCCTACTACCTACTTGCTTGGTATGCTGAATAGTTACAAAGGAAATTAACCCTCCACTAAGTGATTTCTTGCTGTATTGAACAAATGAGGGAATTTCTTATACATTATTTCCTTGAGGACATTTTCTACTTCATTGACGCTGTGCAATTTAAGTACTTTTTGCACTAATTCTTTTGCCTCAATAAGGCTTATTGACCGAATGACCTCTTTTACCTTCGGGATAGAGCTACTGGACATACTTAATTCATCTATTCCCATCCCGACTAAAATAATCGTAAATAATGGGTCACCAGCCATCTCACCACACATACCTGCCCATATTCCTTGATTATGTGCAGATTCGATGGTATAATTAATAGAGCGTAAAATAGCCGGATGCGCCGGGTTGTAAAGATGAGCTAATTGTTCATTAACTCTATCTATAGCAATGGTATACTGAATTAAATCATTTGTGCCAATGCTAAAAAAATCTACTTCTTTGGCTAAAATATCTGAAATCATTACCGCTGAAGGCGTTTCAATCATTATGCCAAGTTCTATGTCCGGAGCAAAACATACCTTTTCTGTCTTTAATTCCTGTTTTACCTCTTCAATGATTTTTTTTGTAGCTCGTAATTCTTCTAATTCTGAAATCATTGGAAACATTATTCTTAATTTACCAAAGTTACTGGCTCGAAATAGGGCTCTTATTTGTGTTTTAAACATATTCTTATATCTTAAACATAATCGGATTGCTCGCAATCCAAGGAAAGGATTTACTTCGGTTGGAGTTCCTAAGTAAGATAAATATTTATCTCCGCCTACATCTAATGTTCTTATCGTCACAGGATATGGTTTCATTTGAGATATTACTTGTTGATATGCCTTTAATTGTTCATCTTCATCTGGTAATTCAGTTCTATCCAGATACAAAAATTCAGTGCGGTATAATCCAATTCCCTCTGCCCCTTCATCCTTTACAACATCAATTTCCTCTGGTAGTTCAATATTAGCCGCAATGTCAACTCTATAACCATCATTCGTTTGACCTGGTAAGTCTTTTAGCCAGGCTAAGCCCGCTTTAAATTCATCAAATATCTTTTTCTTTTTCTCATATTCGTTAATCGTCGCTTTATCTGGATTAACAATAACAATACCATGACTACCATCAATAATTAGAATATCTCCGGATTTAACTCGAAATGTTATATCTCTTAATCCAACTACGGCTGGGATTTCTAAAGCACGCGCCATAATGGCGGTATGCGAGGTTTGACCACCTATATCTGTCGCAAAACCCATTATCTTCCCTTTATACATATGCGAGGTATCTGATGGTGTTAAATTATGGGCAACAACAATAACATCTTCCCTTAATTCTTGTAGACTAATATTAGTAGTTCCAACTAAATTTTCTAATATTCTCCGACCTATGTCATAAATATCTACTACTCGTTCTCGCATATAGTCATCTTCTAATCCAGCGATATTCTCAGTAATCATCTGCAGAACTTCCCACAAGGCATATTCTACATTGATATATTCTTTTCTTATTCTTTCAGAAACCTCAAAGATAAGTAATGGGTCTTTTAAAATTAATAAATGAGCCTCAAAGATATTCGAATATTCTTCACCCATCTCTTCATGAACCTTTTCTTTAATCTTTACAATTTCTTTTTCAGTGCGTCCAACTGCCTCTTTAAAACTATTAATTTGATTTTCTACTTCTTCTTCAGTAATCTTTCTCTGGGTTATCTTGAGCTTAGTTATATCTAATAAATAAGCCTTGCCGATAACAATCCCTGGTGAGGCAATTACGCCTTTAAGTTTTAACATCGATGAAGTTATCATTCTTTTTCTCCAAATTTATCTTCGAATAATTTTGTTAATTTTTCTACCGCCTCTATAGCATCTTCGCCACGGGCATTGATTATTATTTGACTACCTTTGCCTGCATCTAAAGTTCCCACACTTAAAATACTTTTGCCATTTCTCCATCCTGAACCTGAGTTATTAACTTTTTTTACTTTAATCACTGATTGAAATTTAGTGGCAGCCTGGACGAAAATAACCGCCGCCCGGAGGTGTAACCCTAATTTATTTTCAAGTGTAACTATTTTTTCTACTGAATTCATAAAATAATCCTGGTTAAATATTTAATTTCAGAATTATAAGACCACATTCCCATTGTTTTAAAATAAACTAATAAACTTCCTATTCCCAATATGAACAAAAAGATAATCAAGGGATTGATTCTTATTCTAATGCCAATGCCTGTGGCAATTATAATTATCAATGATGCTATTCCAATAAAATATTCTTCAACCACATCAGTTTTTATTAAACGGGCATTAAACCAGCAAAGAATACTACTTAATATCCCCAAAAAAGTTATGCCGATAATATTGAATATAGATTTAATCCGCTGAAAAGAGATTTTACTGATTTTTTCTATCAGGTTTTCTTTAAGGCAATATCCTTTTTTTATGCCGATAAATCTCAGATATAAAGGCAAAATATTATAAA encodes:
- a CDS encoding nucleotidyltransferase; the protein is MKKIKALEPFTKALDAVQKLFENNSYQWMILGGIAVSILGKPRFTRDIDAVALLDISDIPLFLERAKDIGLEPRISDVEEFAKKSRVLLLYHKETCIPIDISMGILPFEEETIKRSQIVQIGDLSLHLPTPEDLIIFKAVADRPQDIIDIQGIIESHPQLDRRYIKYWVKEFADVLETQEIYERIKKLL
- the cas1b gene encoding type I-B CRISPR-associated endonuclease Cas1b; this encodes MSRPYYIFSNGRIKRKENTVYIENEQGDKKAIPIEDIDTIHLYGEIDLNTKLLNFLSQQNKTLHIYNYYGFYAGSFMPRDRNVSGELTVKQVQYYLDNKKRYFLAFCFVEGAIFHILRNLREYPKTEDFQKYIAIEQSKSYEAKNISELMGCEGRIRNIYYQAFNTILKDDFTMEKREKRPPTNPINALISFGNSMIYSTVLSEIYHTQLNPTISYLHEPGERRYSLSLDIAEIFKPLIIDPIILKLINNHMIKLEDFEEDVNYCYLNDSGRKKFLKEFDQKLTTTIKHRKMKRNVSYRTIIRLECYKLIKHFLGDDVYSPFKAWW
- the cas2 gene encoding CRISPR-associated endonuclease Cas2 — encoded protein: MAYLIVTYDIGEDRVNKIRKVLKKYFMWVQNSVFEGEISEGKLEQCRNELSKIIAKEKDSVYFYRLENKLNYRKTILGIAKEITDNIL
- the ptsP gene encoding phosphoenolpyruvate--protein phosphotransferase, encoding MITSSMLKLKGVIASPGIVIGKAYLLDITKLKITQRKITEEEVENQINSFKEAVGRTEKEIVKIKEKVHEEMGEEYSNIFEAHLLILKDPLLIFEVSERIRKEYINVEYALWEVLQMITENIAGLEDDYMRERVVDIYDIGRRILENLVGTTNISLQELREDVIVVAHNLTPSDTSHMYKGKIMGFATDIGGQTSHTAIMARALEIPAVVGLRDITFRVKSGDILIIDGSHGIVIVNPDKATINEYEKKKKIFDEFKAGLAWLKDLPGQTNDGYRVDIAANIELPEEIDVVKDEGAEGIGLYRTEFLYLDRTELPDEDEQLKAYQQVISQMKPYPVTIRTLDVGGDKYLSYLGTPTEVNPFLGLRAIRLCLRYKNMFKTQIRALFRASNFGKLRIMFPMISELEELRATKKIIEEVKQELKTEKVCFAPDIELGIMIETPSAVMISDILAKEVDFFSIGTNDLIQYTIAIDRVNEQLAHLYNPAHPAILRSINYTIESAHNQGIWAGMCGEMAGDPLFTIILVGMGIDELSMSSSSIPKVKEVIRSISLIEAKELVQKVLKLHSVNEVENVLKEIMYKKFPHLFNTARNHLVEG
- a CDS encoding HPr family phosphocarrier protein produces the protein MNSVEKIVTLENKLGLHLRAAVIFVQAATKFQSVIKVKKVNNSGSGWRNGKSILSVGTLDAGKGSQIIINARGEDAIEAVEKLTKLFEDKFGEKE